Proteins found in one Pyrus communis chromosome 15, drPyrComm1.1, whole genome shotgun sequence genomic segment:
- the LOC137718637 gene encoding uncharacterized acetyltransferase At3g50280-like has translation MNSQSVKHISECFVNPHHVSEESQQPLYLAPSDLVMLSVHYIQKGLLFAKPPEAMDRRHKAEFVNSLLDRLKHSLSLALVHFYPLAGRLATKKEENPPLYLVYVDCSNSPGARFIYATLDASVSNILSPTDVPLVVQSFFDHDRAVNHHGHTASLLTVQVTELVDGIFIGLSMNHCLGDGTSFWHFFNTWSELFQAITQGVHDNTIVPGISRPPVLKRWFPDGHGPIISLPYTNPDEFIGRFEAPELRERMFHFSSESIAKLKAKANSESNATKISSFQSLSALLWRSITRARRLPSNQSTRCGLAANTRARLDPPLSGDYFGNSIHPIISEAVAAGELLQQGLWWAAWKLHEAVVKLDDREIRGFLDAWLQSPTVCLIDQFFDPYMVMMGSSPRFNMYGIEFGMGKAVALRSGCANKFGGNVSSYEGRESGSIDLGVCLPPDAMSALECDEEFMEFASVPQYY, from the exons atgaactctCAAAGCGTCAAACACATATCAGAGTGTTTTGTCAATCCACACCATGTCTCAGAGGAATCACAGCAGCCATTGTACTTGGCACCCTCCGACCTCGTCATGCTCTCTGTCCACTATATCCAGAAAGGCCTCCTCTTTGCCAAACCTCCGGAAGCCATGGATCGCCGCCACAAGGCCGAGTTCGTCAATTCCCTTTTGGACAGGCTCAAGCACTCTCTCTCCCTCGCCCTTGTTCATTTTTACCCGCTCGCCGGCCGCCTCGCgacgaagaaagaagaaaacccACCTCTGTATTTGGTTTATGTAGATTGCAGCAACAGCCCCGGAGCCAGGTTCATCTATGCAACTCTGGATGCGTCGGTTTCGAACATTCTTTCACCAACTGACGTGCCCTTGGTGGTTCAGTCGTTTTTCGATCACGACAGAGCTGTTAACCACCACGGCCACACGGCGTCATTGCTGACGGTTCAGGTGACGGAACTTGTGGACGGCATATTCATAGGGCTGTCCATGAATCACTGCCTTGGTGATGGGACTTCTTTCTGGCATTTCTTCAACACTTGGTCCGAGCTCTTTCAGGCAATAACACAAGGAGTGCATGACAATACCATCGTCCCCGGAATCTCCAGACCGCCTGTTCTCAAGCGGTGGTTTCCGGACGGTCACGGCCCAATCATCAGCCTCCCTTACACAAACCCAGATGAGTTCATCGGCAGATTCGAAGCTCCCGAACTCAGAGAGAGAATGTTCCACTTCTCCTCAGAATCCATAGCCAAACTCAAAGCAAAGGCCAACTCAGAGTCCAACGCCACCAAAATCTCATCTTTCCAGTCCCTCTCCGCCCTTCTATGGCGGTCCATCACCCGTGCACGGCGTCTTCCTTCGAATCAGTCAACCAGATGCGG GTTGGCTGCGAATACCAGAGCAAGACTAGACCCGCCATTGTCCGGAGACTACTTCGGGAACTCGATTCACCCGATCATCTCAGAAGCCGTGGCGGCCGGTGAACTCCTCCAACAAGGCCTCTGGTGGGCGGCGTGGAAGCTACACGAGGCGGTGGTGAAGCTCGACGACAGGGAGATACGAGGATTCTTAGACGCCTGGCTGCAGTCACCGACGGTGTGCCTAATCGACCAGTTTTTCGACCCGTACATGGTGATGATGGGCAGCTCGCCGAGGTTCAACATGTACGGCATCGAATTCGGAATGGGAAAGGCGGTGGCGCTGCGGAGCGGGTGCGCAAATAAATTTGGCGGGAATGTTTCATCGTATGAAGGAAGGGAAAGCGGAAGCATAGACTTGGGGGTTTGTCTTCCTCCTGATGCAATGAGTGCTCTTGAATGCGATGAGGAGTTCATGGAATTTGCATCTGTACCACAATATTACTGA